Proteins found in one Pectobacterium atrosepticum genomic segment:
- a CDS encoding right-handed parallel beta-helix repeat-containing protein, translated as MKRCSSQKCDSLQKHRSSRLAAVALTNALLFSFSAHAATESTPVWHGIAFGQSTDVNFSSNVLPEKIGVNDVTINGKKLTPGDNADLSAPITIESRGGKIANTHDGLTFFYTQLPANVNFTLQSDITVEQFGPENGAKPAAQEGAGILVRDIIGIPRQEPLKEGYEEFPAASNMVMNAIMTQDKKSHTEIKLQAILRNGVTQPWGNAGAKITKTSYQENVNLEQTPTFRLKLERTNDGFITSYAPKGTDNWVSKEIKGADVVTKLDKDHYYVGFFSSRNAKITVSNAQLTTTPAQTKASPEFKAKDYDPLIQVMSSPKTTSEHYLVQAKANYNGTIAVSQEGKSLGDAKQVKAGETFSLPAKIAGNSAEFKLAYQPAEGDDKAVKESTFKVEKVAYADAKNLYVSPQGSASNDGSKNAPLDLASAVAALPAGGTIWLNDGDYSAAEIPVSASGQQKTVKNLFAVGNKAVIHGLQLKASHWHVKGIEITEKPFRIEGSYNTIERVLAHHADDTGIQVTSTADVGRPLWASHNLILNSESHSNQDAGKINADGFAVKMRVGEGNVIRGAFSHNNIDDGFDLFNKIEDGANGVVVIENSIAMNNTSNGFKMGGEGQPVAHQVKNSIAVGNKLDGFTDNFNPGALIVEDNIALDNERFNFIFRPSPYSGPEKQGVFKNNVSLKTKAGKYDDAVIGSIDNTNYFIKGDRSVNAQGKEITVNNFISVTVPETFTRDAKGNLVLGDFLRKK; from the coding sequence ATGAAACGTTGTTCTTCACAAAAATGTGATTCTTTACAGAAACACCGTTCTTCACGCCTCGCAGCCGTCGCGTTGACGAATGCATTACTTTTCAGCTTCAGTGCACACGCCGCGACAGAATCAACACCCGTCTGGCACGGTATCGCTTTTGGTCAGTCAACAGACGTAAACTTTTCATCCAATGTCCTGCCAGAAAAAATTGGCGTAAACGACGTCACCATTAACGGCAAGAAACTAACCCCGGGGGATAACGCTGATTTGTCCGCACCAATCACGATTGAGAGTCGTGGCGGAAAAATTGCCAACACCCATGACGGGCTGACGTTCTTCTATACACAGTTGCCTGCCAATGTGAATTTTACGCTTCAATCTGATATTACCGTGGAACAGTTTGGACCGGAAAATGGCGCCAAACCTGCGGCTCAGGAAGGGGCGGGGATTCTGGTGCGCGATATTATTGGCATACCGCGTCAGGAACCGCTGAAAGAAGGATATGAAGAATTCCCTGCGGCATCCAACATGGTGATGAATGCCATCATGACGCAGGATAAAAAGTCTCATACCGAAATCAAACTACAGGCGATTTTGCGTAACGGCGTCACACAACCGTGGGGCAACGCGGGCGCGAAAATTACCAAAACCAGCTATCAGGAAAACGTCAATCTGGAGCAAACGCCTACGTTCCGTCTGAAATTGGAACGCACCAACGACGGCTTCATTACCTCTTATGCACCGAAAGGTACGGATAACTGGGTATCAAAAGAAATCAAAGGTGCAGACGTCGTCACCAAGTTGGATAAAGATCACTATTATGTTGGTTTCTTTTCCTCCCGTAACGCCAAAATCACCGTCAGCAATGCACAGTTGACGACGACACCGGCGCAAACCAAAGCCTCACCGGAATTTAAAGCCAAGGATTACGATCCTTTGATCCAGGTGATGTCATCGCCTAAAACCACCAGCGAACATTATCTCGTACAGGCTAAAGCTAACTACAACGGCACGATCGCGGTTTCACAAGAGGGTAAATCTCTGGGTGATGCCAAGCAGGTAAAAGCGGGGGAAACCTTCTCTCTGCCAGCAAAAATTGCCGGTAACAGTGCTGAATTCAAACTCGCTTACCAACCTGCGGAAGGGGATGATAAAGCAGTAAAAGAAAGCACGTTCAAGGTTGAAAAAGTGGCTTATGCAGACGCCAAAAATCTGTATGTTTCGCCACAAGGTTCAGCCAGCAACGACGGCAGTAAAAATGCACCGCTCGATTTAGCTAGCGCCGTCGCCGCTCTGCCAGCTGGTGGAACAATTTGGCTCAACGATGGTGATTACAGCGCGGCAGAAATCCCCGTTAGCGCTAGCGGTCAGCAAAAAACCGTCAAGAACCTGTTTGCTGTCGGCAATAAAGCCGTCATTCATGGCCTGCAACTGAAAGCGAGCCATTGGCATGTAAAAGGTATTGAAATCACAGAGAAACCATTCCGTATCGAGGGGAGCTACAACACCATCGAACGCGTGCTGGCGCACCATGCTGACGATACAGGTATTCAGGTAACCTCGACGGCCGATGTAGGCAGACCACTGTGGGCCAGCCATAACCTGATTCTGAACTCAGAATCTCACAGCAATCAGGACGCTGGAAAAATTAACGCCGACGGTTTCGCAGTGAAAATGCGTGTGGGTGAAGGCAACGTGATTCGCGGTGCGTTCTCGCACAACAACATCGATGACGGCTTCGACCTGTTTAACAAAATTGAAGACGGCGCAAACGGCGTTGTGGTGATCGAGAATTCAATTGCCATGAACAACACCAGCAACGGCTTCAAAATGGGTGGCGAAGGCCAGCCAGTGGCCCATCAGGTCAAAAACAGCATTGCTGTGGGTAACAAGCTTGATGGTTTCACTGACAACTTCAACCCAGGTGCATTGATCGTTGAAGACAACATTGCGTTAGATAACGAACGCTTTAACTTCATTTTCCGTCCAAGCCCTTACTCTGGCCCGGAAAAACAAGGCGTCTTCAAGAACAACGTTTCGCTGAAAACCAAAGCGGGTAAATATGATGATGCGGTTATCGGCAGCATCGATAACACCAACTATTTCATCAAAGGCGACCGTTCTGTTAACGCGCAGGGTAAAGAAATCACAGTAAACAACTTCATATCCGTTACCGTCCCAGAGACGTTTACGCGAGATGCCAAAGGCAATCTGGTACTTGGCGACTTCCTGAGGAAGAAATAA
- the atpC gene encoding F0F1 ATP synthase subunit epsilon: protein MAMTYHLDVVSAEQQMFSGLVQKIQVTGSEGELGIYPGHAPLLTAIKPGMIRIVKQHGEEEYIYLSGGVLEVQPNMVTVLSDTAIRGQDLDEARALEAKRKAEDHIRNSHGDVDYAQASAELTKAIAKLRVIELTRKAM, encoded by the coding sequence ATGGCTATGACTTACCATCTGGATGTCGTGAGTGCGGAACAGCAAATGTTCTCCGGTCTGGTGCAGAAGATCCAGGTAACGGGGAGCGAAGGCGAACTGGGTATTTATCCGGGACATGCCCCTCTGCTCACTGCCATTAAACCGGGTATGATTCGTATCGTTAAGCAGCACGGTGAAGAAGAGTATATCTACCTTTCTGGTGGCGTCCTTGAGGTGCAGCCGAATATGGTTACCGTACTGTCCGATACCGCTATTCGTGGACAGGATTTGGATGAAGCCCGTGCGTTGGAAGCGAAACGCAAAGCCGAAGACCATATCCGTAATTCGCATGGCGATGTGGATTATGCTCAGGCTTCCGCAGAGCTGACAAAAGCGATTGCGAAGCTGCGTGTTATTGAGCTGACCAGAAAAGCGATGTAA
- the atpD gene encoding F0F1 ATP synthase subunit beta — protein MATGKIIQVIGAVVDVEFPQDAVPKVYDALEVENGAEKLVLEVQQQLGGGIVRCIAMGSSDGLRRGLNVNNLGHPIEVPVGKATLGRIMNVLGDPIDMKGDIGEEERWAIHRSAPSYEELSNSQELLETGIKVIDLMCPFAKGGKVGLFGGAGVGKTVNMMELIRNIAIEHSGYSVFAGVGERTREGNDFYHEMTDSNVIDKVSLVYGQMNEPPGNRLRVALTGLTMAEKFRDEGRDVLLFVDNIYRYTLAGTEVSALLGRMPSAVGYQPTLAEEMGVLQERITSTKTGSITSVQAVYVPADDLTDPSPATTFAHLDATVVLSRQIASLGIYPAVDPLDSTSRQLDPLVVGQEHYDVARGVQSILQRYQELKDIIAILGMDELSEEDKLVVSRARKIQRFLSQPFFVAEVFTGSPGKYVSLKDTIRGFKGIMEGEYDHLPEQAFYMVGSIDEVVEKAKKL, from the coding sequence ATGGCTACTGGAAAGATTATCCAGGTAATCGGCGCCGTGGTGGACGTCGAGTTCCCGCAAGATGCCGTACCGAAAGTGTACGATGCGCTTGAGGTAGAGAACGGCGCTGAGAAACTGGTGCTGGAAGTGCAGCAGCAGTTGGGCGGCGGCATTGTTCGTTGTATCGCAATGGGTTCTTCTGACGGTCTGCGTCGCGGGTTGAACGTGAATAACCTAGGCCACCCGATCGAAGTACCGGTAGGCAAAGCAACGCTGGGTCGTATCATGAACGTGTTGGGTGATCCCATCGACATGAAAGGCGACATCGGCGAAGAAGAGCGTTGGGCTATTCACCGTTCAGCTCCGAGCTATGAAGAGCTGTCAAACTCACAGGAACTGCTGGAAACCGGCATCAAGGTTATCGACCTGATGTGTCCGTTTGCCAAGGGCGGTAAAGTGGGTCTGTTCGGTGGTGCGGGCGTAGGTAAAACCGTAAACATGATGGAGCTGATCCGTAACATCGCGATCGAGCACTCCGGTTACTCTGTGTTTGCAGGCGTTGGTGAGCGTACCCGTGAAGGTAACGACTTCTACCACGAAATGACCGATTCCAACGTAATCGATAAAGTATCACTGGTTTATGGCCAGATGAATGAGCCACCAGGTAACCGTCTGCGCGTAGCATTGACCGGTCTGACCATGGCGGAAAAATTCCGTGATGAAGGCCGTGACGTACTGCTGTTCGTCGATAACATTTACCGTTATACCCTGGCCGGTACGGAAGTATCCGCACTGCTGGGCCGTATGCCTTCTGCGGTAGGTTATCAGCCGACGCTGGCGGAAGAGATGGGCGTTCTGCAAGAACGTATCACCTCAACCAAAACCGGTTCTATCACCTCTGTTCAGGCCGTTTACGTTCCTGCGGATGACTTGACTGACCCGTCACCAGCCACCACCTTTGCTCACTTGGATGCAACCGTGGTACTGAGCCGTCAGATCGCTTCTCTGGGTATCTACCCGGCCGTTGACCCGCTGGATTCCACCAGCCGTCAGTTGGATCCGCTGGTTGTTGGTCAGGAACACTATGATGTTGCCCGTGGCGTGCAGTCTATTCTGCAACGCTATCAGGAACTGAAAGACATCATCGCGATCTTGGGTATGGACGAGCTGTCTGAAGAAGACAAGCTGGTGGTATCCCGTGCGCGTAAGATTCAGCGCTTCCTGTCACAGCCGTTCTTCGTTGCAGAAGTATTTACCGGTTCTCCGGGCAAATACGTTTCCCTGAAAGACACCATCCGTGGCTTTAAAGGGATTATGGAAGGCGAATACGACCACCTGCCAGAGCAGGCGTTCTACATGGTTGGTTCCATCGACGAAGTCGTGGAAAAAGCCAAGAAACTGTAA
- the atpG gene encoding F0F1 ATP synthase subunit gamma — MAGAKEIRSKIASVQNTQKITKAMEMVAASKMRKSQERMAASRPYAETIRNVIGHLALGNLEYKHPYLEERGVKRVGYLVVSTDRGLCGGLNINLFKKLLADMKSWSDKGVETDLALIGSKAASFFGSVGGNIVAQVTGMGDNPSVSELIGPVKVMLQAYDEGRLDKLYIVSNKFINTMSQEPLIVQVLPLPPSDDSELKKKAWDYLYEPDPKSLLDTLLRRYVESQVYQGVVENLASEQAARMVAMKAATDNGGSLIKELQLVYNKARQASITQELTEIVGGASAV, encoded by the coding sequence ATGGCCGGCGCAAAAGAGATACGTAGTAAGATCGCAAGCGTCCAAAATACGCAGAAGATCACCAAAGCAATGGAAATGGTCGCCGCTTCTAAAATGCGTAAATCGCAGGAGCGTATGGCGGCCAGCCGTCCTTATGCGGAAACCATACGCAATGTGATTGGTCACCTTGCGTTAGGGAATCTGGAATATAAACACCCGTACCTGGAAGAACGTGGCGTTAAGCGCGTTGGGTATTTGGTGGTGTCTACTGACCGTGGCTTGTGTGGTGGTTTGAACATTAACCTGTTCAAAAAACTGCTGGCTGATATGAAATCCTGGAGCGACAAAGGCGTTGAAACTGATTTAGCGCTGATTGGTTCCAAAGCGGCTTCTTTCTTCGGTTCGGTAGGCGGAAACATTGTTGCTCAGGTTACCGGTATGGGGGATAACCCTTCCGTATCAGAATTGATCGGCCCGGTTAAAGTTATGCTGCAAGCCTATGACGAAGGTCGTCTGGACAAGCTGTATATCGTAAGCAACAAGTTTATCAATACCATGTCTCAGGAACCGCTTATTGTTCAAGTGTTACCGTTACCGCCTTCAGATGACAGTGAGTTGAAGAAGAAAGCCTGGGATTACCTGTATGAACCCGATCCTAAGTCGCTGCTGGATACCCTGCTGCGCCGTTATGTAGAATCTCAGGTTTATCAGGGCGTCGTAGAAAATCTGGCTAGTGAGCAGGCCGCGCGAATGGTTGCGATGAAAGCCGCGACTGATAACGGCGGTAGCCTGATCAAAGAGCTTCAGTTGGTATACAACAAGGCGCGTCAGGCCAGCATTACTCAGGAACTCACCGAAATCGTCGGGGGAGCCTCCGCGGTTTAA
- the atpA gene encoding F0F1 ATP synthase subunit alpha, whose product MQLNSTEISELIKQRIAQFNVVSEAHNEGTIVSVSDGIIRVHGLADVMQGEMISLPGNRYAIALNLERDSVGAVVMGPYADLAEGMKVKCTGRILEVPVGRGLLGRVVNTLGAPIDGKGALDHDGFSAVEAIAPGVIERQSVDEPVQTGYKSVDAMIPIGRGQRELIIGDRQTGKTALAIDAIINQRDSGIKCVYVAIGQKASTISNVVRKLEEHGALENTIVVVATASESAALQYLAPYAGCAMGEYFRDRGEDALIIYDDLSKQAVAYRQISLLLRRPPGREAYPGDVFYLHSRLLERASRVNADYVEAFTKGEVKGKTGSLTALPIIETQAGDVSAFVPTNVISITDGQIFLESNLFNAGIRPAVNPGISVSRVGGAAQTKIMKKLSGGIRTALAQYRELAAFSQFASDLDDATRKQLSHGQKVTELLKQKQYAPMSVAQQSLVLFAAERGYLEDVDLSKVGSFEAALLAYADREHGELLQQIDQTGAYNDEIEGKFKGILDTFKATQSW is encoded by the coding sequence ATGCAACTGAATTCCACCGAAATCAGCGAACTGATCAAGCAGCGCATTGCTCAGTTCAATGTGGTGAGCGAAGCTCACAATGAAGGTACTATTGTTTCCGTCAGTGACGGAATCATCCGCGTCCACGGTCTGGCTGACGTGATGCAGGGGGAGATGATCTCTCTGCCGGGTAACCGTTATGCGATCGCACTGAACCTGGAGCGAGACTCCGTTGGTGCGGTAGTCATGGGGCCGTATGCGGATCTGGCTGAAGGCATGAAAGTAAAATGCACCGGCCGTATTCTTGAAGTTCCGGTTGGCCGAGGCCTGCTGGGTCGCGTGGTCAACACGCTGGGCGCACCGATTGACGGTAAAGGTGCACTGGATCACGATGGTTTCTCTGCGGTTGAAGCGATTGCGCCTGGCGTTATCGAACGTCAGTCCGTTGATGAGCCGGTACAAACGGGCTATAAGTCCGTTGATGCCATGATTCCAATCGGCCGTGGTCAGCGTGAGCTGATTATCGGTGACCGTCAGACGGGTAAAACCGCGCTGGCCATCGATGCCATCATCAACCAGCGTGATTCCGGTATCAAATGTGTGTACGTTGCTATCGGCCAGAAAGCCTCCACGATTTCTAACGTGGTGCGTAAACTGGAAGAGCATGGCGCACTGGAAAACACCATTGTCGTCGTCGCTACTGCGTCTGAATCTGCCGCTCTGCAATATCTGGCACCGTATGCCGGTTGTGCGATGGGTGAGTATTTCCGTGACCGTGGTGAAGATGCGCTGATTATTTATGATGACCTGTCCAAACAGGCCGTTGCTTATCGTCAGATTTCTCTGCTGCTTCGTCGTCCGCCAGGTCGTGAAGCCTATCCTGGTGACGTTTTCTATCTCCACTCCCGTTTGTTGGAACGTGCATCGCGTGTTAACGCGGATTACGTTGAAGCATTCACCAAGGGTGAAGTGAAGGGGAAAACCGGTTCGTTGACGGCACTGCCGATCATCGAAACGCAAGCAGGTGACGTTTCTGCGTTCGTTCCGACCAACGTAATTTCGATTACTGATGGTCAGATCTTCCTGGAATCCAACTTGTTTAACGCCGGTATTCGTCCTGCAGTTAACCCAGGGATCTCCGTATCCCGTGTGGGTGGTGCAGCACAGACCAAGATCATGAAGAAACTGTCCGGTGGTATTCGTACCGCTCTGGCGCAGTATCGTGAGTTGGCGGCATTTTCTCAGTTCGCTTCCGATCTTGATGATGCAACACGCAAGCAGTTGAGCCACGGTCAGAAAGTGACCGAGCTGTTGAAACAGAAACAGTATGCGCCGATGTCTGTCGCACAGCAGTCTCTGGTTCTGTTTGCGGCGGAACGTGGTTATCTGGAAGATGTTGACCTGTCAAAAGTCGGTAGCTTTGAAGCGGCTCTGCTGGCTTACGCTGACCGTGAGCATGGCGAACTTCTGCAACAAATCGACCAGACTGGCGCTTATAACGATGAGATCGAGGGCAAGTTTAAAGGCATCCTCGATACTTTTAAGGCAACCCAGTCCTGGTAA
- the atpH gene encoding F0F1 ATP synthase subunit delta, with protein MSEFVTVARPYAKAAFDFAVENQALDRWQSMLAFSAEVARNEQIAELLSGAIAPIELAKTFIAVCGDQLDEAGQNLIRVMAENGRLLVLPEVLEQFIQLRAALESTVDVDVISASTLNEQQLSKIAAAMEKRLSRKVKLNCKIDKSVMAGVVIRAGDMVIDGSIRSRLERLADVLQS; from the coding sequence ATGTCTGAATTTGTCACGGTAGCTCGCCCCTACGCCAAAGCAGCTTTTGACTTTGCGGTTGAGAATCAGGCCTTGGATCGCTGGCAGAGCATGCTGGCGTTTTCGGCCGAAGTGGCGCGCAATGAGCAGATTGCCGAGTTACTTTCTGGTGCGATTGCACCGATTGAGCTGGCAAAAACGTTTATTGCCGTTTGTGGTGATCAACTTGATGAAGCCGGTCAGAACCTGATTAGGGTGATGGCCGAAAACGGACGTTTACTGGTGCTTCCTGAAGTACTGGAACAATTTATTCAACTGCGGGCAGCACTAGAATCGACGGTTGACGTCGATGTGATTTCTGCCAGCACGTTGAATGAGCAGCAGCTATCAAAAATCGCTGCCGCTATGGAAAAACGTCTGTCACGCAAAGTGAAGCTGAATTGCAAAATTGATAAGTCTGTCATGGCCGGCGTGGTTATTCGCGCGGGCGATATGGTGATAGATGGCAGCATTCGCAGTCGTCTGGAACGTTTGGCAGACGTCTTGCAGTCTTAA
- the atpF gene encoding F0F1 ATP synthase subunit B, producing the protein MNINATILGQAIAFVLFVWFCMKYVWPPMMAAIEKRQKEIADGLASAERAKKDLNLAQANATDQLKKAKADAQVIIEQANKRRAQILDEAKAEAEAERNKIVAQAQAEIEAERKRAREELRKQVAVLAIAGAEKIIERSVDEAANSDIVDKLVAEL; encoded by the coding sequence GTGAATATTAATGCAACAATCCTCGGCCAGGCCATTGCGTTCGTCCTGTTTGTCTGGTTCTGCATGAAGTATGTATGGCCGCCGATGATGGCAGCCATCGAGAAACGTCAGAAAGAAATTGCTGACGGTCTGGCTTCTGCTGAACGGGCCAAAAAAGATTTGAACTTGGCTCAGGCCAATGCGACAGATCAACTGAAGAAAGCTAAAGCGGATGCTCAGGTTATCATCGAGCAGGCGAACAAACGCCGTGCTCAGATCCTGGATGAGGCGAAAGCCGAAGCAGAAGCTGAACGTAACAAGATTGTGGCACAGGCTCAGGCTGAAATCGAAGCCGAACGTAAACGTGCTCGTGAAGAGCTGCGTAAGCAAGTTGCCGTATTGGCGATTGCCGGTGCCGAAAAAATTATTGAACGTTCCGTGGATGAAGCTGCTAACAGCGACATCGTTGATAAACTGGTCGCTGAACTGTAA